From Micromonospora carbonacea:
CCATGCAGGCCTGCGAGCATGGCGGTGCCGCCGAACAGGACGACCCCGAACAGGAAGAATCCGGTGTTCATGACCCATGCCAGCGGCGAGTACATGAGCTGCCCGAATCCCTGCGTGGGGCCGTGCACGCCGAGGTTGCTGATGTAGTTGTAGGTGTAGCTGTAGGGGGGATGCGTCCACGCGGCCGCGGCGATGAACTCCGCGACGAAGAAGACCAGTCCTCCTGCGATGAGCGCGATGCCTGCAGCGGAGCGTTGCCTCTGCTGAGCGTCCACCTGGGCGGGGGTCGCCTTCATGGTTCCTTCTCTCCCGGCATCCCGCCGCTCGTGTCGCTCCCGTCGATCAATTCCCGGTCCGACATCAATACTGTACCGACACCAGTTATGGAGTCAATGCATGTAGCGAGCGGGTCCATTACTCTGTCGGCATGAGCGAGGGGCAGCGACCCGGGCGACGGGAGCGCAAGAAGGCAGCGACCCGGGCATCGATCGTGCAGGCCGCCCAAGAACTGTTCCTCGAACGAGGGTTCGACGCGGTGAGCGTCCGCGAGATCGCCGACCGGGCGGACGTGTCGCCGACCACCGTCTTCACGCACTTCCCGCACAAGGAGGCCCTCGCGTTCGGTGACGAGGAAGTGCGACACGACCGGCTCGTCGCGGCAGTAGCCGACCGACCACCGGACACATCGATCTCCGCCGCGCTCAAGGCGCACTACCTTGCGGAGATCACCGCGCTCGGGTCCGAACTTGAGCGGCCAGTCCTCGCCTTGATGGAACAGACACCCGCCCTGGTCGAGTACGCCGAACGCATGTGGTTCCGCCACGAAGACGCCCTGATCGCGGCGATCATGCGGGAGTTCGGGCTTCCCGAGCCCAGCGACGAGATCCGCTTCTACGTCCGCTTCGCCCTCCAGATACAGCTCAGCGCAACCCGGGCCGCCAACCCGGAGTCCACCATCGACGCAGGTTTCCGGCTGCTCGACGAAGGCTGGCTGCGCTACCAGCGCCAGTTCCACTAGCCGGCGCCGATGGCGCCACTGCCCCGCGTACGCATCTGCCGCGATCCGGGTGGGCAGGCCACGTCCACCGACTACTCATCGTGAGCACCAGACATGTGTCGCCGCGGGGCCGGCGCCGCAACTTCCCTCACGTCACCCCGCCCAGACCTCTGCACATTTGGCGTACCTGGCTCTGCACCGGAACCCGTACGCCGACACGCAGCAGCCCAGCGAATCCATGACCACCACGTCGGCCAAGGGCCTGACCGCCGGGGAGATCCAGGCTCACCTGGCGGAGGTGTATGGCGCCGAGGTGTCGCGGCAGACGATTTGGAGGAGTTGCGCCGGCTGCGGCGGGAGCGCGGAGCTGAAGCGGGCCAATGAGATCCTGAAGGCAGCCTCGGCTTCTTCGCCTCGGAACTCGACCCGACCCGGCGACGGTCGTGACGCTCGTCGACGAGTTACGCGACCGCTTCGGGGTCGAGCCCGTCCTCCGGTCATCGGCGTGGCCGTCTCCACCTACTACGGCTGGCTCACCCAGGCCGCCAACCCGTCACCGCGGCGACGCTAGGACGTGGAACTGGCGGTGGAGATCGCCGAGATCCACCACGTCTCCGGCGGCACCTACGGCAGCCCGAGAGCGCACGCGATGCTGCGCCACCAAGGCCGGCACGTCGGTCGCAAGCGGGTCGAGCGGTTGCTGCGTGACGCCGGCCTGCAAGGCGCGTTCCTGCGCAAGAAGTGGCGCATCCCGTCCACCCGGTCGAACCCGAAGGCGACACCCGCTCCGGACCTGGTCAACCGGCAGTTCACGGCCGCGGCGCCGAACCGGTTGTGAGTCGCCGACGCCACCCGTATCCCCTGCGGCGAACGCGTGTTCTGGCTGGCCGCCGTCCGGGATGTGTTCTCCAACCACATCGTGGGCTGGCGGTGTTCCGACCGCTGCGACACCGACCTGATCCTCGGCGCTGCGGAATACGGCATCTGGTCGCGCGACGTCCGCGACGGCCAACTGATCCACCACTCGGACAGGGGGTCGAACTACACGTCGTTCCGCTTCGCGCAACGCCTGGCGGACAACGGGATCCTGCCGTCGATGGGGTCGGTTGGGGACAGCTATGGCAACGCCCTGATGGAGAGCTTCTGGTCGACGTTGAAGATCGAACTGGTCCACCGCAACTCGTGGCGGACCCGTGACGAGGCCGAGAAGGCGATCTTCGGCTACATCGACGGCTGGCACAACACCCGCCGTATCCAGAGAGACCTCGGCTGGCGATCCACCGACGAGTACGAAACCGCCTGGCACACCCACCAGGCCCGACAGGACCAGACCGCTATCGTTCAGCCTGAGCCCACTGGCACCAGGTCACCAACCCCTCCGGCGAACCGGGGGGAACCTCAACCACCGACACCGCAACCAATAGAGGGCACTGCGTCGGAGTCGGACAGGCCGCATTGGCCAACAGCACGTGCCGGGCCGGCGGTCTCACCCGCCCCGCAACAGGCCGATGGCCCTGGGTGCATTGAAGGATGGTCCCACGGGGGTGCGTGATGCAGGAAGGTTCAGGCGCCTCCGCGTATCCCTCTTCTGCCGAGACGACGTGTGTCTGATCATGCCTTGTCGAGAGTTGTTGATCTGCAAGTGCGGGCGCGTTCGGCAGGTCGAGGAGGCCGCTGGCGGTGCTCAATGTTCAGCGGCGGCTCCAGGCACCGTCCGGGTTTCGGGCAGCCCGCTCGCCTGATTGTGGTTCGGGGACCGCCACCGCGGCCGGATGTGCATTGACCGACCTGAAAATGTCCGGGTTCGCACCCGCATCAACAGGAATCGTGTGGCAGCGGTTGACGGCAAGCCCTACCTTGGGTGCCATCGACCCTGCCACCACTTCGCTGGAGTGCTGATGTCGTTGCCCACTGGACAGGGGTCTCGGGCGCCGGGCCTACGGGCGTTCGTGGCCGCCATTCTTGCCGTCGTTGGCGTGATCAGTTGCGTCCTCGGCTTCGTCCGAAGCGTACGGGATGTAGTGCAGTTCAACGCCGAGATTGGGGACTGCGTAGCCGACGAGGCGGTAGACGACACGCGCATCGTCTCCTGTGAGGATGCGGCTGCGCGCAGGCGAGTGGTGTACCGCGAGATAAGGCCGAGCCCGGTGACAGAGGAGGTTCTCTATGAGACGTGCTCCGGCTCTCCGACAGCCGACTACGTCCTCTGGAAGACCTTCGAGGGCAGCAGAGTGCTGATCATGTGCCTCGAGACCTTGAAACCATAACCGGCCCAAGTGATCGCCTCGCTCGCTTCTGGAGCTGCCAGGCGGGCCAATGCCTGTATTGTCCGGCTGCCGGCTCAGTCTGGTCACCGATCGATAGTCGGCACCGGAGATCCGAAGACTCCTCACCGCACTCGTAGCGGCGGGGGGCGCGCCGGGCGAGGATTGCTGCCACGGCCGGCGGCACGCCGGGCGGGATGTCGCCGGTGGCGCAGCGGCGCACGTACGCGTCGCGGGCGGTCGGGCGGCCGTTGGCCGGTACGGTCATTCCGCATGCCGTGGTGGCCAGCCAGTTGACCAGCCGCATCGCCGCGTAGTCGGCGTCGTGGTGGACGTGGCGTGCGACGAAGTCGCGTTCGGCGGCGGACAGGTCGAATCGGGGCGAGGTGGCCAGTCCGAAGTCGACGAGGTAGATCTGGTCACGGTCGGCCCGGATGTTGCCGAAGTGTCCGTCCATGTGCAGCAGCTCGCGGCGGCGCAGGAACGCCACGATGTCGAACAGTTGCCACTCGAGGGTCTCCGACCTGTCGACCGGTGCGGTCAGCCAGTCGCGTAGCGGTGTGGGGATGTGTTCGCAGAACAGCACGCGGCTGGATGTCGCACGGGCGAGTTCCTCGAAGCGGGTGCGCACAGCGGGGGAACCGCCGAACTGGGCGACGACGGCGTCGATGTCGAGGTGTTCCGCCGCGATGGGCGGGCGGCCGGGTAGCACCCGCCAGTGGTGCAGCAGCGGGAACGACCCCGTCTCGCCGGCGAGAACGCCCTCTGTGACGATCATGTTCGCGGCCAGTTCGCGCCAGGCGCCGAAGCCCGGGCCGGCGAGGCGGTACATGCCGTACTGGCAGTAGGTGGGCAGGTCGAACAGGTTCGCGGTGCTGTGCGGATGGTCCAGCTCCCGATCGGTGATGGGGATCCGCTTGGCGAAGACCGGAACGCCGTGGACGTGGAGCACCGAGGAGTCGCCGCCCACTCCCGTGACGCCGGTGGGCGCGGCCTGCAGCAGCCCTGCCAACTCGGCGTCGCTGATGCCGGCGAGCGAGGCCGCAGTGATCTCATGGCGGAGACGTCGGGCGGTGGGCATCGACGCCATCATGCCAGCGCATCGTGGTCGATCATTCGCACCAGTCCTGCACTGTTTGGCGCCGTCGAGGGCCTGTAGGAGCGGACCCGGTTGCCCGCCCTGCAGGACGACGCTGACCAGTTGTCGGGCGTCGTTGAGGTGGCTGATCGTCGCGGTGGCGGACTCGCGGGCGGCGGTGATGCGCTGCTGCACCGGCGCGAGAGCGGCGATGGTCTCCTGCGCGGCGGCCTGCCGGGGAACCGCTGCGGCGGCCGTGGTCGCCTCCCCGACAGCGGCGGCGAGGCTGCCGAGTCCGCCCTGGATGGTACGGTCCCGGTCGCAGCCTCCGTCGCACCATCGAGATCGCACCCTTCCTCAAGGGAGACGAAGGTCTGCCGATCAAGCTCAATACCACCGTCCGTGCCCTCGGTAGCCGAGGCGATGACCGGACGCGGTCTACCGACCAATAGCTGGGTATCGGTGTGGTGGTGGAGCTTGCTCCACCACCACACACGCACAGCGGCCTTCTTGCGTCTGGGCACCCGGTCGCCGCTTGTGCGCGACCGATGTGGTCTGACCTCTCGATCGGCCCGGGCGCGAGTGCATCGGCCGGCAGGATGCCCGACAGGCGGCGTGGCCCGGCCGGCGTTCATCCTCGATGGCTGGTCGACGTCACTCCTCCGTGCCGGAGGGCAGGGCGGTCAGAGGCCTTGGGGCAGCCGAGGTCGCGTGTCACTCGCCTCGGCCCCCGGCTGTCTCCTCCGGTGGGCTCGGCTGGCCGTCGTTGAGGTACTCGATGTACAGGATCTGCTTCCGGTACTCGAGGTACCTCTGGTTCGTTGGTCGCCGGCTCTCGATGGAGGCGCGCGCTGAGGTGAAGGCGTCTACGAGCCAGTCGACCGCGTTGCCTTCCTTCTCTGCCTCAACGAAGGCTTCGACCTCGATGGTGCCCCCCTGAGCGTCGCTGGAGGTCGCGACGTCAGTGACTCGGGGTGGGTCCTCGGCCGCGAGCATCTCTTCCATGAATCGCTCGGCTTCATCGTGCAGTTCGGCTGCGGATGGGAGCCACCCATCCCGTCCTCGGGCTGCGACTCGTAAGACGACCCTGGCCTCCATTCCTGCGCCATCCCCCTAATGATGTCACCTTGACATGGGCGGGATTCAGCCCACTTCAGCAGCTGGTTCGCGTACCTCTGAGGCTCGGATGGGTTCGGGTGCACCTGTCGGGAGTGCCGGCCGCACGGGGACGGGCACACGACGCCTCGTTCCATCTTTCCCCGCCAGCCTCTGAACCCGCGGAGGTAGAGATCTTCCAATACTTTCTGAACTTCGATCGAAGGGTGGTTGGGGTATCCGTCAGGCCGCGACAAAGTCTTCCTCCCTGGGGCTTCCCCTGTACCAACGACGGCGGGTCCGAGGGGTTGCGTGGAGGTTCCTTTGGCTGCATTCGACGGAGGAGTGTTAAGGGAAATTGAAAGTGGTCCGATTAATCACTATGTGGACATGTGGATCATCGTGCCGCCATTTCTCCATTCCTGGTCGCACACTGTGTGCGACTTTGCGGCGCTCCCGCGAGGATGCAATCGGACTGAATCGCGCGAATCTGGCTAATTCGCCTTTCTCTTATCACCTTGCCTTGATGGTGTCTAGTCATATTCCTCAAGGTGGGAAAGGTGGGGGTGGTAGGTGTCATTTTGGGGAAACATTTCGCCGGTGCCTGACCCGGTCGGCTGCGAGCGTCGCCGGCCGACCCGCGCGGACATCGGTTCAGCGGCGGGGACCGCACGGGTGGCGGCCGGCTTCCGGTTGCTGCTGGGTGAGGGGAGCCGGTCGTGGGGGTGGTGACGGTGGTGGGGTGTCGAAGATCAGGGTGGCGGTGACGAGTCGGTGGTCGGAGGGGTAGGGCTGTCGTGCTGGGACGTGGACTCGGTAGCTGTCGGGGTCGACGTGGGGGCGCATGGTGTCGTTGGCGAGGAGCCAGTCGATGAGCAGGCCGCCGCCGACGTCGATGCCGTCGTTGACGGTGGGGAGCAGAGGCATCTGTGGGTTGGCGGTCCGGGCGAGTTCGGCGAGGGCGTGGAAGCCGCATCCGTCGGTGCGGTGGTGGGTTTCGGGGTCCCAGCGTCCGATGAGGTGGTCGACGGCGTCGGTGTCGGCGGTCCAGGTGCCGTCGGGGTGTCGGCGCGCTTTCTGGGCGCGGGCGCGGTGGCCGGCGGCTGCCCAGTCGCGTTGGGGGAGGTGGGGGCCGGAGGCGGTGCTGTTGAGGTCGCCTCCGACGATGACGGGCATGTCGGTGGTGCCGTAGCGGTCGAGCAGGGCGGCCTGTTGGCGGCGGCGGATGCCGCAGTGGGGGTCCCAGTGGGCGACGGCTGCGGCGAAGGTGGTGCGGCTGTCGGGGGTGCCGGGTGCGCCGGTGTCGCGGATCGCGAAGACGGCGATGTTGCGCTTGTCGGCGAAGACGTGCGGGTCGGCGGGGGCGG
This genomic window contains:
- a CDS encoding IS3 family transposase translates to MELAVEIAEIHHVSGGTYGSPRAHAMLRHQGRHVGRKRVERLLRDAGLQGAFLRKKWRIPSTRSNPKATPAPDLVNRQFTAAAPNRL
- a CDS encoding TetR/AcrR family transcriptional regulator — protein: MSEGQRPGRRERKKAATRASIVQAAQELFLERGFDAVSVREIADRADVSPTTVFTHFPHKEALAFGDEEVRHDRLVAAVADRPPDTSISAALKAHYLAEITALGSELERPVLALMEQTPALVEYAERMWFRHEDALIAAIMREFGLPEPSDEIRFYVRFALQIQLSATRAANPESTIDAGFRLLDEGWLRYQRQFH